In the Flavisolibacter tropicus genome, one interval contains:
- a CDS encoding MG2 domain-containing protein: MRYPLTICLLILTALVSKAQTQTLAPDSALNTFKEQYPQEKVFVQTDKDVYISGETIWMKAWCALDGVPSFLSKILYVDLVDANGQVALKKMYQLDKLSSTGADFDVPESILTGTYSINAYTLWMLNFPEYIFRKNVFIYGQDYATKTSAKKPGKPSVSLHFFPEGGDLIAGVSNRIAFKATDKNGFPYNTKGFITDKNGKKVVELLTEHDGMGTAEFSAEEGNEYTANIPSPTDPKNNITYPLPKAKGEGIALRVENTNPNRLFVLLNRAEKGKYKFNNIKVIATFNHSVVFSKELDLDKGETAFTINKKNLPPGILHITLFDKNNLPISERITFIENYSFIQPSITIDHKDLTTKAKNQISFSIDSVEYSSFSCQITSYMPGDSMARFSENIASAFLVTSDLKGYIHNPGFYFKDKSAATLHALDLLLMTQGWRRFEWNKIQHKEFAALKYPVESAISFKGTVYKSDSKEKVTDGKVSFIIKGVDSTSILAEATVTDKGEFLLNDINYAKRAVVAYMGTNNKKEKYIVDVKLSPNYIDSLNSSLYTPTINLDTFKTNQQTALANYLNNQLNAFGESIRSKTLETVVVKAKRITPTDSLNAAYAGGPFLMGKGINPSDFKNYRTIWQMIQAAVPGVNVEGNPFDPTVTFSRYSGLGGTASSQNLGESSDGEISQTVLMETGGVAYFLNEVNVSKDVINTLTVDDIALIKVLKAEATALGASQGAIAIYTKQDVGASGAIYDKKYTKQKLLGYSISKEFYQPEYTFNPSLQETDNRFTLYWNANLIPAKDGKYRFLFYNNSTGTKAKLVIQGMDKSGQLIYKEQIIQ; the protein is encoded by the coding sequence ATGAGATACCCATTAACTATCTGTTTACTTATACTAACAGCTCTGGTAAGTAAAGCCCAAACACAAACCTTAGCACCCGATTCAGCTTTAAATACATTTAAAGAGCAATATCCACAGGAAAAAGTGTTTGTTCAAACGGACAAAGATGTATACATCTCAGGTGAAACCATCTGGATGAAGGCTTGGTGCGCTCTTGATGGAGTACCCAGCTTCTTAAGCAAAATTTTATATGTTGACCTCGTTGATGCAAACGGCCAAGTAGCCTTAAAGAAAATGTATCAATTAGATAAGCTCAGTAGTACAGGTGCAGACTTTGACGTACCAGAATCTATACTTACTGGCACCTATTCCATCAATGCATATACGTTATGGATGCTTAACTTCCCGGAATATATTTTCAGAAAGAATGTGTTTATATATGGACAGGATTATGCTACAAAAACCAGCGCAAAAAAGCCAGGTAAACCATCGGTAAGCTTGCATTTCTTCCCCGAGGGGGGCGATCTAATTGCGGGTGTAAGTAATCGCATTGCATTTAAAGCAACAGATAAGAACGGTTTCCCTTATAACACCAAAGGGTTTATTACAGATAAAAACGGCAAGAAAGTGGTAGAACTCCTTACTGAACACGATGGTATGGGTACTGCAGAATTTTCAGCTGAAGAAGGTAATGAATATACAGCCAATATTCCTTCCCCAACTGATCCAAAAAATAACATAACATATCCACTACCTAAAGCAAAAGGAGAAGGAATTGCACTAAGAGTAGAAAATACTAACCCCAATCGCCTTTTTGTATTATTAAACAGGGCAGAAAAGGGCAAATACAAATTCAATAACATCAAAGTCATAGCCACATTTAATCATAGTGTGGTCTTTTCAAAAGAACTTGATTTGGACAAAGGCGAAACAGCTTTTACTATTAATAAAAAGAATCTACCTCCAGGAATTCTTCACATTACCTTATTTGACAAAAACAACTTGCCCATCAGCGAGAGAATCACTTTTATTGAAAATTATAGTTTCATTCAGCCATCAATAACAATTGATCACAAGGACTTGACAACAAAAGCAAAAAACCAGATAAGCTTTAGCATTGATAGTGTTGAGTATTCTTCCTTTTCTTGCCAGATAACTAGCTATATGCCTGGTGATAGTATGGCTCGCTTTAGTGAAAATATTGCATCTGCATTTTTAGTCACCTCTGATCTTAAGGGTTATATACATAACCCAGGCTTTTATTTCAAAGACAAAAGCGCTGCCACACTACATGCACTCGATCTTCTTTTAATGACGCAAGGATGGAGACGATTTGAATGGAATAAGATTCAGCACAAAGAATTCGCCGCGCTGAAGTACCCGGTAGAGTCAGCTATTTCTTTTAAGGGAACAGTTTACAAAAGCGACAGCAAAGAGAAGGTTACTGACGGAAAGGTTTCATTTATTATTAAGGGAGTTGACTCGACCTCGATTCTTGCTGAAGCTACTGTTACAGATAAAGGTGAGTTTCTATTAAATGATATCAATTACGCCAAAAGAGCAGTTGTTGCTTATATGGGTACTAATAATAAGAAAGAGAAATACATAGTTGATGTAAAACTTTCCCCCAATTACATTGATAGTCTTAATTCATCGTTATATACACCCACTATTAACCTAGATACGTTTAAAACAAACCAGCAAACGGCATTGGCTAATTATTTAAACAATCAGTTAAATGCATTTGGTGAGTCGATTCGCTCTAAAACTTTAGAAACAGTTGTTGTGAAAGCTAAAAGGATAACGCCAACAGACTCTTTAAATGCTGCTTATGCTGGGGGGCCATTCTTAATGGGTAAAGGCATAAACCCTTCTGATTTCAAAAATTACCGCACCATCTGGCAAATGATACAAGCTGCTGTTCCTGGAGTTAACGTTGAAGGCAACCCATTTGACCCTACTGTAACATTTAGTAGATATTCTGGTCTTGGAGGTACAGCATCTTCTCAAAACTTGGGGGAAAGTTCTGATGGTGAAATAAGCCAAACAGTGTTGATGGAAACAGGTGGAGTTGCTTACTTTTTAAATGAAGTAAACGTTTCTAAAGATGTAATTAATACGTTGACTGTTGACGACATAGCACTGATAAAAGTATTAAAAGCTGAAGCTACTGCCCTTGGCGCTTCACAAGGTGCCATTGCTATTTATACAAAGCAAGATGTAGGTGCTAGTGGTGCTATTTATGATAAAAAATATACTAAACAAAAACTGCTTGGCTATTCAATAAGTAAAGAGTTTTATCAACCAGAATATACATTTAATCCTTCTCTTCAAGAAACGGACAACCGATTTACATTATACTGGAACGCTAATCTAATTCCAGCAAAAGATGGAAAGTATCGTTTCCTTTTTTATAATAACAGCACCGGAACAAAAGCAAAACTTGTTATTCAAGGAATGGATAAGAGTGGTCAACTAATTTATAAAGAGCAAATAATACAATAA
- a CDS encoding DUF4397 domain-containing protein produces MKKLNISLILLLCTSVMLWSCEKNVLTVSPYEYTDGKALLKINYSCPYIKNPGVQIKINGEKVSSLVTYSTPYPGGGLNTGGNSYADYLAVNAGNNTISLGIPKTGSTEDSVLLFTTQADLTANEYQTLHFTDTAANTQTVLTKDAANKPDSGYTQFTFVNLIPNSTAVDLYFGTDKVASNVAYKQATAPFLLPANTSQAWSVRTAGGTTTLGSSYTSTSSVANQRVFTVYARGYIGPVTTDIRSVKVSFVYNK; encoded by the coding sequence ATGAAAAAACTAAATATTTCCCTCATACTTCTCCTATGTACCAGCGTTATGCTATGGTCCTGCGAGAAAAACGTTTTAACCGTTTCTCCTTACGAGTATACGGATGGCAAAGCCTTATTGAAAATAAACTATTCTTGTCCTTATATCAAGAACCCTGGTGTACAGATTAAAATCAATGGAGAAAAAGTGAGTAGTCTTGTAACCTACTCGACACCATACCCAGGAGGAGGCCTTAACACTGGTGGTAATTCATATGCTGACTATCTTGCTGTAAATGCTGGCAACAATACCATTAGCTTAGGCATTCCTAAAACTGGTTCAACGGAAGATTCGGTTCTGCTATTTACAACTCAGGCTGATTTAACAGCAAATGAATATCAAACACTTCACTTCACGGATACAGCAGCTAACACACAAACTGTGTTAACAAAAGATGCCGCCAACAAACCAGACTCGGGATATACTCAATTTACCTTTGTTAACTTAATTCCGAATTCTACAGCAGTAGATCTATATTTTGGAACGGACAAGGTGGCTTCCAATGTTGCTTACAAACAAGCAACAGCTCCTTTCTTATTACCAGCAAATACATCACAAGCTTGGTCAGTAAGAACAGCAGGTGGTACAACAACATTGGGAAGTTCATATACCAGTACTAGCTCTGTTGCAAATCAACGCGTATTTACAGTATATGCAAGAGGTTACATTGGACCAGTAACAACTGATATTCGAAGTGTAAAAGTTTCCTTCGTCTATAATAAATAG
- a CDS encoding SusD/RagB family nutrient-binding outer membrane lipoprotein, with protein sequence MKNKLLYIAIAAGMLTSITSCKKFLDINSDPDTTQEPSNSSVLPQTLAAMPTGLQSDGGLYVSKYVQNWLTGSSANANVYDLQGYTFSGGTMAATWTMTYQAMGNNLNYIVDNGIKKGQNDYVGAALALKAWSFQHTTDYNGDIPFHDAFKPGTFAFHYDTQEEVYKGVDSLCKAALEYLSKAAASPESNTLAKGDFVYNGDVNKWTKFVYGILARNAHHLTNKATYDANKVIEYCDKAMASVSDDFVVPFDATVNNNSNYFGTFRDNMGTLRQSNFIVRLLDGTALAGSNIKANRDPRMAYMLSASNDTTNGNGGYRGVDPGQGDPYYALNAPTSYYVNGAPPTSGTNLTNYNNARKKVAVAWGDSTYTNVSPGVFNNNTGKYLFQNKAPFPVMTYAEIQFIKAEAALRSNKSGVAYTAYINGINGHFDFINRVYSSIRGASNIYGATPIPAASRSSYLAGANVKKSADGLTLTDIMLQKYIALWGWGFFETWVDMRRYNYTAPDPATNQQVYYTFSLPTPLYTNNNSLPVQRVRPHFTSEYTYNRAELERIGVLQMNYHTKKMWFSEP encoded by the coding sequence ATGAAAAACAAACTCTTATATATAGCAATCGCTGCTGGTATGCTCACGAGCATTACCAGTTGTAAAAAGTTTCTTGATATAAATTCAGACCCAGATACAACACAAGAGCCTAGCAATAGTTCTGTTTTACCACAGACACTTGCCGCCATGCCTACGGGCTTGCAATCAGACGGAGGCTTATATGTATCAAAATATGTTCAGAATTGGTTGACCGGCTCTAGTGCTAATGCCAATGTATATGATTTACAGGGTTACACTTTTTCAGGTGGAACAATGGCCGCTACATGGACTATGACGTATCAGGCAATGGGTAATAATTTGAATTATATAGTTGACAATGGTATCAAGAAAGGCCAGAATGATTATGTAGGTGCAGCATTAGCGCTAAAAGCATGGTCTTTTCAACATACCACCGATTACAATGGAGATATACCTTTTCATGACGCGTTTAAGCCTGGCACTTTTGCCTTTCATTACGATACTCAAGAAGAAGTATACAAAGGCGTAGATTCACTTTGCAAGGCAGCACTTGAATACCTTAGCAAAGCAGCTGCCAGTCCAGAATCCAATACATTGGCAAAAGGTGATTTTGTTTATAATGGTGATGTCAATAAATGGACCAAGTTTGTCTATGGTATCCTAGCTAGAAATGCACATCATTTAACAAATAAAGCTACTTACGATGCCAATAAAGTAATTGAGTATTGTGATAAGGCGATGGCCTCCGTAAGTGATGACTTTGTAGTACCATTTGATGCTACTGTCAATAACAACTCAAATTATTTTGGCACATTCCGCGATAATATGGGAACCTTACGTCAAAGTAACTTTATCGTTCGCTTATTAGATGGTACCGCTTTGGCTGGCAGCAACATAAAAGCAAACAGAGACCCGCGCATGGCCTACATGTTATCTGCCTCTAATGATACAACAAATGGTAATGGCGGTTATAGAGGTGTTGATCCTGGCCAGGGAGACCCTTATTATGCATTAAATGCACCAACGAGTTATTATGTGAATGGCGCGCCTCCTACCTCAGGAACGAATTTAACCAACTATAATAATGCTAGAAAAAAAGTAGCTGTTGCATGGGGTGATAGTACATACACGAATGTCAGCCCGGGGGTTTTCAATAACAATACTGGAAAATATTTGTTCCAAAATAAAGCACCATTCCCGGTTATGACTTATGCGGAAATACAGTTTATAAAAGCTGAAGCAGCATTAAGATCCAATAAAAGCGGCGTAGCTTATACTGCTTATATTAATGGTATAAATGGCCATTTTGATTTTATAAACAGAGTTTACAGCAGCATCAGAGGTGCTTCTAATATTTATGGAGCCACTCCGATCCCAGCCGCATCTAGAAGCAGTTATTTGGCCGGCGCTAATGTTAAGAAATCAGCAGATGGGTTAACATTAACTGATATTATGCTACAAAAGTATATAGCCTTATGGGGATGGGGATTCTTTGAAACATGGGTAGATATGAGACGATACAATTATACAGCACCTGACCCCGCAACTAATCAACAAGTGTATTATACATTTTCATTACCCACACCGCTATACACCAATAACAATAGTTTACCTGTTCAAAGAGTAAGACCGCACTTTACATCTGAATATACATACAACAGAGCTGAACTAGAAAGAATTGGAGTTTTACAAATGAACTACCATACTAAAAAAATGTGGTTTAGTGAGCCCTAA